ATAGTTTTCAAACAATTACAGGCTAAAACGTAGCGTTCGATGGCTGTTTCATCTAATCCTGCATTGCTCAAAGATTCGGTTAACCGCTTTTGACTGAGTTTTCGCAACAGCGACCAATCCGAACAGATATCGAGTTCTTTTTTTTGGCGCAACAGTTCGCGAATAACATTGCCAAAAGTAATGCTGGCATAGCTTTTTAAATTAAACCCTCGTTCGCGATCGAAACCGTTGAGAACTCGCTCGATTTCTAAAATTGCCAGTTGAAAACAGTCGGCAACTCCATATTGAGTATTGCTAAAACCAGTAATTGTCTTACTTGCCGACCAGTAGCAAACCTCTTGTAAATAAGCAGCTAAATGCTGTTTGGCTATACTTTGTGGTTGTTGATGCCAAAGCTTGTGCCAGTATATTGTCCAAAAATTTTCTGAAGCTCGCTCTACTTGTGAATGGTGTTGCTGCATACTGCGGCGCAAACGGGGATCGGTTGCCCAACTATTAAAGCGATCGCAGTCAAACTGAACAAAAGTAGAAAAAATTGTAACTATATCTTGGCGAGGAAGCATCGAGCGCTAGACCGATAAAATAAGAAAACTTTATAAAATAAAATTTCGCCAACTTAACCGATCGTTATGAAGATTCAGAGAGTTGACGTTAATTTAGTTCTTGGTTTTTCAGATTATCTCACAATTACGCTCGAAATATAAGCGCGGCGTATTCGACATATTTAAGTTATGTCGTTACCACAAGTCAGCTAGCTTTTGTTAGTTTATTTATTCTCCACCGACTGCAATTCCAGTATTGGAAATTTGAGCGTTGGTTAGATTTAAATCATTCATAGATGCACCTGCAACGTCAGCATCGTGAATAGTGGCAGCAGTCAGATCGACGCGATCCAAATCGGCTTGGCTGAGAATAGCGTTAGTTAAGAAAGCTGATTCTAAGTTTGCTCCTTCTAGATCGGCACCAGATAAATCTGCGCCTTCTAAATTAGCCCCAGATAAATTTGCACCTTCCAAATTGGCATCTCTCAAATCTACACCAATTAAATGAGCATTTTGTAGATCTGCTCCTGAAAGATCGCATCCTCTACATTCACCTGTGTTTAGTAGCCGTTCGGCTGGTTGAGATTCTGCCTTGACGGGATTGACTAAAGTTAGTGTAGCGAATAA
This DNA window, taken from Myxosarcina sp. GI1, encodes the following:
- a CDS encoding pentapeptide repeat-containing protein, whose product is MKFTTAAILGLFATLTLVNPVKAESQPAERLLNTGECRGCDLSGADLQNAHLIGVDLRDANLEGANLSGANLEGADLSGADLEGANLESAFLTNAILSQADLDRVDLTAATIHDADVAGASMNDLNLTNAQISNTGIAVGGE